Proteins co-encoded in one Microbacterium hydrocarbonoxydans genomic window:
- a CDS encoding zinc-ribbon domain-containing protein encodes MTDTVQIWWARRQFSKGRPVPYERGTYRSEWAAYPELIRQYHPELNHGIVLSQVPLAADVLLCWECRVGHRFAATPTEQRQRPGRVRRQSAWCPECSSLARPQPVILGEARAVPRRPRPPAPPLCTKTPPLRPGEAFHSVCAPAPASAAEARLRQMLSARLSIGGDVNAVKIARAFFRHTEVWPDIVLPELRVAIEYDTVGRHGLEHVGKRQDADVRKDRHLRAAGWEVVRVRTGRLEPLGPHDLQMPSVTMRGVERIVDTLRDIRGALMVDAYLSPT; translated from the coding sequence GTGACCGACACGGTGCAGATCTGGTGGGCGCGGCGACAGTTCTCGAAGGGGCGTCCCGTGCCGTACGAGCGCGGCACCTACCGCTCGGAGTGGGCTGCTTATCCTGAGCTCATCCGGCAGTACCACCCTGAGCTCAACCACGGGATCGTGCTGTCTCAGGTGCCGCTCGCCGCCGACGTGCTGCTGTGCTGGGAGTGCAGAGTCGGCCACCGCTTCGCGGCGACGCCCACCGAGCAGCGGCAGCGTCCGGGCCGTGTGCGACGCCAGTCGGCCTGGTGCCCCGAATGCTCCTCGCTCGCACGTCCGCAACCGGTGATCCTCGGCGAGGCGCGAGCCGTGCCGCGACGCCCTCGGCCGCCGGCTCCTCCGCTGTGCACCAAGACTCCTCCCTTGCGCCCCGGAGAGGCGTTCCACAGCGTGTGCGCTCCTGCCCCCGCATCCGCCGCCGAGGCCCGGCTGCGCCAGATGCTGAGCGCACGGCTCTCGATCGGCGGCGACGTCAACGCGGTCAAGATCGCGCGGGCGTTCTTCCGACACACCGAGGTCTGGCCGGACATCGTCCTCCCCGAGCTCCGCGTCGCGATCGAGTACGACACGGTGGGCAGGCACGGCCTCGAGCATGTGGGAAAGAGGCAGGACGCCGACGTCCGCAAGGATCGTCACCTTCGGGCGGCCGGTTGGGAGGTCGTTCGCGTGCGCACCGGACGCCTGGAGCCGCTCGGGCCGCACGATCTGCAGATGCCCTCGGTGACGATGCGCGGAGTCGAACGCATCGTCGACACCCTGCGAGACATCCGCGGCGCCCTGATGGTCGACGCCTACCTCAGCCCGACGTGA
- a CDS encoding TIGR01777 family oxidoreductase has translation MAQRIVISGASGLIGSTLASSLREDGVAVTTLVRRPPRTRDEVQWWPGERELDPDVLAGARAVVALGGASVGRLPWTPRYRRELVDSRLVTTRTIASAVRGAGADAPALISASAVGYYGSAPAQILTEESRAGDTFLAALCIRWEEEARRAGDHAPVALLRTAPIIHRRGVLKPLIQLTRFGLAGPLGPGTQMWPWISLDDEVNAIRHVIDRQIDGPVNLTGPTPASSNRIGRALAHRMRRPFWLPVPSFALRLALSGAAADSLLLSDADVRPTELEKTGFAFTHRTPEAAVDSAL, from the coding sequence ATGGCACAGCGCATCGTCATCAGCGGGGCCTCCGGTCTCATCGGCTCGACCCTCGCATCGTCGCTGCGTGAAGACGGCGTCGCCGTCACGACGCTGGTCCGACGACCACCGCGCACGCGCGACGAGGTGCAGTGGTGGCCGGGGGAGCGAGAGCTCGACCCTGACGTGCTCGCGGGGGCACGAGCCGTCGTCGCCCTCGGCGGTGCGAGCGTCGGGCGATTGCCCTGGACGCCGCGGTACCGTCGGGAGCTCGTCGATTCGCGACTGGTGACGACTCGCACGATCGCGAGCGCCGTGCGGGGTGCGGGCGCCGACGCACCCGCCCTGATCTCGGCATCCGCCGTCGGGTACTACGGTTCGGCGCCAGCTCAGATCCTGACCGAGGAGTCACGGGCCGGAGACACGTTCCTCGCGGCCCTCTGCATCCGCTGGGAGGAGGAGGCGCGTCGCGCCGGCGACCACGCTCCGGTCGCGCTGCTGCGCACGGCGCCGATCATCCACCGCAGAGGAGTCCTCAAGCCGCTGATCCAGCTCACCCGCTTCGGCCTCGCCGGACCCCTCGGCCCCGGCACGCAGATGTGGCCGTGGATATCACTCGACGACGAGGTGAATGCGATCCGCCACGTCATCGATCGTCAGATCGATGGCCCCGTCAACCTCACCGGGCCGACGCCGGCATCGTCGAACCGCATCGGCCGAGCACTCGCACACCGCATGCGTCGTCCCTTCTGGCTCCCGGTCCCGAGCTTCGCCCTGCGTCTGGCACTGAGCGGGGCGGCAGCCGATTCGCTTCTCCTCTCCGACGCCGACGTCAGACCGACCGAGCTCGAGAAGACCGGTTTCGCCTTCACTCACCGCACGCCCGAGGCCGCGGTCGACTCCGCGCTCTGA
- a CDS encoding YchJ family metal-binding protein, with translation MGDEETMAPGDGMREDSSRCPCNSGDVLGSCCGPLLDGVPAPTAERLMRSRYTAFVLHDADHLRATWHPSTRPRLIELEDDLRWRRLVIIDRTGGGPFDSDGVVEFEAFWLQGGERGSLRERSRFTREDRRWFYVDGEIG, from the coding sequence ATGGGCGACGAAGAGACCATGGCGCCGGGCGACGGGATGCGCGAAGATTCGTCCCGCTGCCCCTGCAACTCCGGCGACGTCCTCGGTTCGTGCTGCGGACCGCTGCTCGACGGCGTGCCGGCACCGACCGCCGAACGCCTCATGCGGTCGAGGTACACCGCTTTCGTCCTGCACGACGCAGACCATCTTCGGGCGACCTGGCACCCGTCGACGCGCCCCCGGCTGATCGAGCTCGAGGACGATCTTCGCTGGCGTCGGCTGGTGATCATCGACCGCACCGGCGGAGGGCCGTTCGACAGCGACGGCGTGGTCGAGTTCGAGGCCTTCTGGCTGCAGGGCGGCGAGCGCGGCTCGCTGCGCGAGCGCAGTCGCTTCACGCGCGAGGATCGGCGTTGGTTCTACGTCGACGGCGAGATCGGGTGA
- a CDS encoding aldo/keto reductase, whose amino-acid sequence MTALPLFTAHNGFSLPALGLGTYALNGDAGADAVAAAIGSGYRLIDSAFNYENEGSVGRGVHASGVDLSDLIVTTKLPGRHHSREKAPASIEESRSRLGLDATDLHLIHWPNPSQDEYVQAWESLVDAQQRGIVRQVGVSNFLPEHLERIEGATGVRPVVNQIEVHPYFPQEEQLAYHREHGILTEAWSPLGRAKELMQEPVIAEIADAHGISPAQTVLAWHIARETVAIPKASSRDHQESNLAAASVVLEDAEVAAISALGRPDGRLFGADPATHEES is encoded by the coding sequence ATGACGGCTCTTCCTCTCTTCACGGCGCACAACGGCTTCTCGCTCCCCGCACTCGGTCTCGGCACGTACGCCCTGAACGGCGATGCGGGAGCCGACGCGGTGGCCGCCGCCATCGGGTCCGGCTACCGCCTCATCGACTCCGCGTTCAACTACGAGAACGAGGGATCGGTCGGACGCGGAGTGCATGCCTCGGGCGTCGACCTGTCGGACCTCATCGTCACCACGAAGCTGCCGGGCCGCCACCACTCGCGTGAGAAAGCCCCTGCGAGCATCGAGGAGAGTCGGTCTCGGCTCGGGCTCGACGCGACCGATCTTCACCTCATCCACTGGCCCAACCCATCGCAGGACGAATACGTGCAGGCGTGGGAGTCCTTGGTCGATGCCCAGCAGCGAGGCATCGTGCGCCAGGTCGGCGTGTCGAACTTCCTGCCGGAGCACCTGGAGCGCATCGAGGGCGCCACCGGGGTGCGGCCTGTGGTCAACCAGATCGAGGTGCACCCGTACTTCCCCCAGGAGGAGCAGCTCGCGTATCACCGAGAGCACGGCATCCTCACAGAGGCCTGGAGTCCGCTGGGCCGCGCGAAGGAACTCATGCAGGAGCCCGTGATCGCCGAGATCGCCGATGCCCACGGCATCTCCCCCGCGCAGACCGTGCTCGCCTGGCACATCGCACGTGAGACCGTCGCCATCCCCAAAGCCTCATCGCGCGATCACCAGGAATCGAACCTCGCCGCCGCATCCGTGGTTCTCGAGGACGCCGAGGTCGCTGCGATCTCAGCGCTCGGACGACCGGACGGCCGGCTCTTCGGCGCCGACCCCGCCACGCATGAGGAGTCCTGA
- a CDS encoding methyltransferase, translating to MLVIAGLRVTPATARVYFAVQALAGAVWWIGVFTADPVRIATLGELAVPAIAALDIPLFVIGSGLVAAGARWALWVTVPWTSVVAAGMVVYATATTLAGWGALMMVLAAGASIACAVVIVCGRAPVEWLVTGPLAFRQAAPVGTGRLLARTGLQTLFFWGTFLLVIPLLVAFLEARWQLRLDLPFAVHAAGAVLLVAATALGVRSAVSMTVEGEGTPLPSQMARRLVVTGPYRFVRNPMAVAGIAQGVAVGLLLGSWMVVVYSLCGSVLWNSVVRPLEEQDLEERFGAEFADYRSQVSCWVPTIRRAARSAL from the coding sequence ATGCTCGTCATCGCCGGCCTCCGGGTCACTCCCGCGACGGCACGCGTGTACTTCGCGGTGCAGGCGCTGGCGGGCGCCGTCTGGTGGATCGGCGTGTTCACGGCAGACCCGGTGCGCATCGCGACGCTCGGAGAACTCGCGGTCCCGGCGATCGCCGCGCTCGACATCCCCCTTTTCGTGATCGGTTCCGGCCTCGTCGCCGCGGGCGCGCGGTGGGCGCTGTGGGTCACGGTGCCGTGGACCTCGGTCGTCGCGGCCGGCATGGTCGTGTATGCGACCGCCACGACACTCGCCGGCTGGGGCGCCCTGATGATGGTGCTCGCCGCGGGGGCGAGCATCGCATGCGCCGTGGTGATCGTGTGCGGGCGCGCCCCTGTCGAGTGGCTCGTGACCGGCCCCCTGGCCTTCAGACAGGCTGCTCCGGTCGGCACCGGGCGACTCCTCGCGCGCACAGGACTTCAGACCCTCTTCTTCTGGGGCACGTTCCTCCTCGTCATTCCCCTGCTGGTGGCATTCCTGGAGGCCCGCTGGCAGTTGAGGCTCGATCTTCCCTTCGCGGTGCACGCGGCGGGCGCCGTGCTGCTGGTCGCCGCGACCGCCCTGGGAGTCCGGTCGGCCGTGTCGATGACGGTCGAGGGCGAAGGCACACCGCTGCCGTCGCAGATGGCGCGGCGTCTCGTGGTCACCGGACCGTATCGATTCGTGCGCAATCCCATGGCCGTGGCCGGCATCGCACAGGGCGTCGCCGTCGGTCTGCTGCTCGGTTCCTGGATGGTCGTCGTGTACTCGCTGTGCGGCTCAGTGCTCTGGAACTCGGTCGTGCGTCCTCTCGAGGAGCAGGACCTCGAGGAGCGCTTCGGTGCAGAGTTCGCCGACTACCGGTCGCAGGTCTCGTGCTGGGTTCCGACGATCCGGCGCGCTGCACGCTCGGCGCTCTGA